Proteins encoded together in one Hymenobacter monticola window:
- a CDS encoding LamG-like jellyroll fold domain-containing protein, which produces MKQLYSFSRSARRSALGLVLALGGSLSAHAQANNALLFNGTTKYVQANSITMNASALSLEGWVKVTAFKTAFPYISSVMGIEDGNAAAMLRFGDATVPANKLQFILTVGTTQYKVTSSATFTTNTWYHVAGTFDGTAMRMYINGVLDNTTNVTGAAAATGVFYLGRNYEALRTLNGSLDELRVWNRALTAAEIVANSCLVSPTATGLEAYWRLDEGTGLTAADASGHGHTGTLTGMTATDWTTSTPALCARPTATTPGAGLPTGLQVQVLGNPVSGRQAEIEISGAQGQPVTLTLNNLLGAVVWQQRVSATRTSVDVPAAAGLYVLRASTPGQTTSVKLVKP; this is translated from the coding sequence ATGAAGCAATTGTACTCTTTTTCTCGTTCGGCCCGCCGCTCGGCGTTGGGCCTGGTGCTGGCGCTGGGCGGTTCCCTCAGCGCGCACGCTCAAGCCAACAACGCCTTGCTGTTCAATGGCACCACCAAGTACGTGCAGGCCAACAGCATCACCATGAACGCCAGCGCACTAAGCCTGGAAGGCTGGGTGAAGGTCACGGCGTTCAAGACCGCCTTTCCCTACATTTCCAGCGTGATGGGCATTGAGGACGGCAACGCGGCCGCCATGCTGCGCTTCGGCGACGCCACCGTGCCGGCTAACAAGCTACAGTTCATCCTCACCGTGGGCACCACGCAATACAAGGTGACCTCCTCGGCTACGTTCACCACCAACACCTGGTACCACGTGGCGGGCACCTTCGACGGCACGGCCATGCGGATGTACATCAACGGCGTGCTGGATAATACCACCAACGTGACGGGCGCGGCCGCCGCTACCGGCGTGTTCTACCTGGGCCGCAACTACGAAGCCCTCCGCACCTTAAACGGCTCCCTGGATGAGCTACGCGTGTGGAATCGGGCCCTCACGGCCGCCGAAATTGTGGCCAATAGCTGCCTGGTGAGTCCCACGGCCACGGGCCTGGAGGCCTACTGGCGCCTCGACGAAGGCACTGGCCTCACCGCTGCCGACGCTTCCGGCCACGGCCACACCGGCACCCTCACCGGCATGACGGCCACCGACTGGACGACCAGCACGCCCGCCCTGTGCGCCCGTCCCACCGCTACCACGCCCGGCGCGGGCCTGCCCACGGGCCTGCAGGTGCAAGTGCTCGGCAACCCCGTATCGGGCCGCCAGGCCGAAATAGAAATCAGCGGCGCCCAAGGGCAACCCGTGACGCTCACGCTCAACAACCTGCTGGGGGCCGTGGTGTGGCAGCAGCGCGTGAGCGCCACCCGCACCAGCGTCGACGTTCCGGCGGCAGCAGGTCTTTACGTGCTGCGGGCCAGCACGCCCGGCCAAACCACCTCGGTGAAACTGGTGAAACCTTAG
- the pncA gene encoding bifunctional nicotinamidase/pyrazinamidase, with amino-acid sequence MKALLLIDIQNDFLPGGRLAVPEGDAIIPLVNDLQERFELVVATQDWHPTGHESFASSHAGRQPFDQIDLHGLPQVLWPDHCTQAGAGAELAPALRTERIEAIFRKGTSVDIDSYSAFFDNGHRKSTGLADYLRGRGVREVFVAGLAADYCVYYSALDALGAGFATTVITDATRAISAEGWAAAQEDLQARGGQLQTGAELFAASA; translated from the coding sequence ATGAAAGCGCTGTTGCTTATCGACATTCAAAACGACTTTTTGCCCGGCGGCCGGCTGGCCGTGCCCGAGGGCGATGCCATCATCCCCTTGGTCAATGACTTGCAGGAGCGGTTCGAGCTGGTGGTGGCCACGCAAGACTGGCACCCCACGGGCCACGAGAGCTTTGCCAGCAGCCACGCCGGCCGCCAGCCGTTCGACCAGATTGATTTGCACGGCCTGCCCCAGGTGCTCTGGCCCGACCACTGCACCCAGGCCGGCGCCGGCGCCGAGCTGGCCCCTGCCCTGCGCACCGAGCGCATCGAGGCCATTTTCCGCAAAGGCACGTCGGTGGACATCGACAGCTACAGCGCCTTCTTCGACAACGGTCACCGCAAAAGCACCGGCTTGGCCGACTACCTGCGCGGCCGGGGCGTGCGCGAGGTTTTTGTGGCCGGCCTGGCCGCCGACTACTGCGTGTACTACTCGGCGCTGGACGCGCTGGGCGCCGGTTTTGCCACCACCGTCATCACCGATGCCACCCGTGCCATCTCGGCCGAGGGCTGGGCCGCCGCGCAGGAAGACTTGCAGGCGCGGGGCGGGCAGCTGCAAACCGGCGCTGAGCTGTTTGCCGCTTCCGCTTAG
- a CDS encoding SDR family oxidoreductase, which translates to MPDLQQHIILVTGATSGIGQVTATELARMGAHVVILARNEAKARATQQQIRAAAGHDRVDVLLADLADQGQVRRAAAEFNARYPRLDVLVNNAGLIFGAQRQLSPDGHELGLATNHLGPFLLTALLFDKLRASPAARVVNLASMAYRVAKPDLTDIESEKSYGAMRVYGNTKLYNIMFTQELARRLRAHGIAHITTNAVHPGVVATSFGDSAGGWLGKLTALARPFMISVEKGAETSIFLASAPEVAAVSGGFFDKKKAVPVKSGFNTPEHARQLWQLSEQLTGVSFLS; encoded by the coding sequence ATGCCCGACCTTCAGCAGCACATCATTCTCGTTACCGGCGCCACGTCCGGCATAGGCCAGGTCACGGCCACCGAGCTGGCCCGGATGGGGGCCCACGTCGTCATTCTGGCCCGCAACGAAGCCAAGGCCCGCGCCACGCAGCAGCAAATCCGGGCCGCCGCGGGCCACGACCGGGTGGACGTGCTGCTGGCCGACCTCGCCGACCAGGGCCAGGTGCGCCGGGCCGCCGCCGAATTCAACGCCCGCTACCCCCGCCTCGACGTGCTGGTGAACAACGCCGGCCTCATCTTTGGGGCCCAGCGCCAGCTCTCGCCCGACGGCCACGAGCTGGGCCTGGCCACCAACCACCTCGGTCCCTTCCTGCTCACGGCCTTACTCTTCGACAAGCTGCGCGCCAGCCCGGCCGCCCGCGTGGTCAACCTGGCCTCGATGGCCTACCGCGTGGCCAAGCCCGATTTGACGGATATAGAATCGGAAAAAAGCTACGGCGCCATGCGCGTGTACGGCAACACCAAGCTCTACAACATCATGTTCACGCAGGAGCTGGCCCGCCGCCTGCGCGCCCACGGCATCGCCCACATCACGACCAACGCCGTGCACCCCGGCGTGGTGGCCACCAGCTTTGGCGATAGCGCCGGCGGCTGGCTGGGCAAGCTCACGGCCCTGGCCCGTCCGTTCATGATATCGGTCGAAAAAGGTGCCGAAACCAGCATTTTCCTGGCCTCGGCGCCCGAGGTAGCCGCGGTGAGCGGCGGCTTCTTCGACAAGAAAAAGGCCGTGCCGGTGAAATCCGGATTCAATACGCCGGAACACGCCCGCCAGCTCTGGCAGCTCAGCGAGCAGCTCACGGGCGTGTCGTTTTTAAGCTAA
- a CDS encoding GNAT family N-acetyltransferase, translating into MIELQPFTSDDFTQLMEWVDDERLMKEWSGSLFSFPLTEAGLSWYIEGANDVNDPDVFIYKAVETKTGLTVGHISLGGISQRDRAGRITRVLVGKSTERRRGICQGMVRALLRIGFEDLQLHRISLGVYDFNHAAIKCYTKCGFRQEGVLRDVVRHGDDYWSLVEMGILEDEWRALQADGAAKS; encoded by the coding sequence ATGATTGAATTGCAGCCCTTCACTTCCGACGATTTCACCCAGCTCATGGAATGGGTCGACGACGAGCGCCTGATGAAGGAATGGAGCGGCTCCCTGTTTTCCTTCCCGCTTACGGAGGCCGGCCTGAGCTGGTACATCGAGGGCGCCAACGACGTGAACGACCCGGACGTGTTCATTTACAAAGCGGTGGAAACCAAAACCGGCCTCACCGTGGGCCACATTTCGCTGGGCGGCATCAGCCAGCGCGACCGGGCCGGGCGCATCACCCGCGTGCTGGTGGGCAAGAGCACCGAGCGCCGCCGCGGCATCTGCCAAGGCATGGTGCGGGCCCTGCTGCGTATCGGGTTCGAGGACTTGCAGCTGCACCGCATCAGCCTGGGCGTGTACGATTTTAACCACGCCGCCATCAAGTGCTACACCAAGTGCGGCTTCCGGCAGGAGGGCGTGCTGCGCGACGTGGTGCGCCACGGCGATGACTACTGGAGCCTGGTGGAAATGGGTATTCTGGAAGACGAGTGGCGGGCCCTGCAAGCCGATGGTGCTGCCAAGAGCTAG
- a CDS encoding SDR family oxidoreductase, which translates to MNLAQNTVLLTGGASGIGLALAVRFLQAGSTVIVVGRRADKLAEAQQLHPALITRVADVADAAERAELVRWATATHPHLNVLVNNAGIQNRVQLTDENADWEARRQEIVINVEAPMHLATLLIPHLRQRAKAAIVNVTSGLSFAPAAFVPIYSATKAALHSFTLSLRHQLRSTGISVLEIVPPAVNTDLGGPGLHTFGVNVDEFADSVMARLAAGEEEVGFGTSEEARLASRAELDERFRLMNNR; encoded by the coding sequence ATGAACTTAGCTCAAAACACCGTTTTGCTCACCGGCGGCGCGTCCGGCATTGGCCTGGCGCTGGCCGTGCGCTTCCTGCAGGCCGGCAGCACCGTCATCGTGGTGGGCCGCCGGGCCGACAAGCTGGCCGAGGCCCAACAACTGCACCCCGCCCTCATCACCCGCGTGGCCGACGTGGCCGATGCCGCCGAGCGCGCGGAACTGGTCCGCTGGGCCACCGCCACCCATCCCCATCTGAATGTGCTGGTGAATAACGCCGGCATCCAGAACCGCGTGCAGCTCACCGACGAAAACGCCGACTGGGAAGCCCGCCGTCAGGAAATTGTCATCAACGTGGAAGCGCCCATGCACCTGGCCACGCTGCTCATTCCGCACCTGCGGCAGCGGGCCAAGGCGGCCATCGTCAACGTCACCTCGGGCTTGTCGTTCGCGCCGGCCGCCTTTGTGCCCATCTACAGCGCTACCAAAGCGGCGCTACATTCCTTCACGCTCTCGTTGCGCCACCAGCTCAGGTCCACCGGCATTTCCGTGCTCGAAATCGTGCCGCCGGCCGTGAATACCGACCTCGGCGGCCCTGGCCTGCACACCTTTGGCGTCAACGTAGATGAGTTTGCCGACTCGGTGATGGCCCGCCTGGCCGCCGGGGAGGAGGAAGTGGGCTTTGGCACCTCCGAAGAGGCCCGCCTGGCCTCGCGCGCCGAACTGGACGAGCGGTTCCGGCTGATGAATAACCGGTAG
- a CDS encoding organic hydroperoxide resistance protein — protein sequence MSIQRLYTAKAKTTGGRDGRAISSDNVIDLPLSTPKEMGGPGKPNTTNPEQLFAAGYSACFDGALNLVARLAKTPITGSTVEADVSFGKDGESFGLAVDLIVNIPNMDQQQAEELVAQAHQVCPYSRATRGNIEVTLTTTTNA from the coding sequence ATGAGCATTCAACGCTTGTATACCGCCAAAGCCAAAACCACCGGGGGCCGCGACGGCCGCGCCATCTCGTCCGACAACGTAATTGACCTGCCCCTGAGCACGCCCAAGGAGATGGGCGGCCCCGGCAAACCCAACACCACCAACCCCGAGCAGCTGTTCGCCGCCGGCTATTCGGCCTGCTTCGACGGCGCTCTGAACCTGGTGGCCCGCCTGGCCAAAACCCCCATCACCGGCAGCACCGTGGAGGCCGACGTGAGCTTCGGCAAAGACGGCGAGAGCTTCGGCCTGGCCGTGGACCTGATTGTGAACATTCCCAACATGGACCAGCAGCAAGCCGAAGAGCTGGTAGCCCAAGCCCACCAGGTGTGCCCCTACTCCCGCGCCACCCGCGGCAACATCGAGGTGACCCTGACCACGACGACTAACGCTTAA
- a CDS encoding MarR family winged helix-turn-helix transcriptional regulator → MKKLPDSAFNPLLKLDNQLCFSVYALSRLITKAYQPLLESLDVTYPQYLVLLLLWEHEELSVKQLGENLLLDSGTLTPLLKRMEQRQWLSRRRDARDERSVRVALTPAGRALQAQAAQIPVQLAEKMQLTEPEMAGLRTQLRQIMTLLS, encoded by the coding sequence ATGAAAAAGCTCCCCGACTCGGCCTTTAACCCTTTGCTCAAGCTGGACAACCAGCTGTGCTTTTCCGTGTATGCGTTGTCGCGGCTCATTACTAAAGCCTACCAACCGCTGCTCGAAAGCCTCGACGTGACCTACCCGCAGTACCTCGTGCTGCTCCTGCTCTGGGAACACGAAGAACTGAGCGTGAAGCAGCTGGGCGAAAACCTGCTGCTCGACTCGGGCACGCTCACGCCGCTGCTCAAGCGCATGGAGCAGCGGCAGTGGCTCAGCCGCCGCCGCGACGCCCGCGACGAACGCTCGGTGCGGGTGGCCCTGACGCCCGCCGGCCGCGCGCTGCAAGCCCAGGCCGCCCAAATCCCGGTGCAGCTTGCCGAGAAGATGCAGCTGACTGAACCCGAAATGGCGGGGCTGCGCACGCAGCTGCGCCAGATTATGACCTTGTTATCCTAA
- a CDS encoding malate:quinone oxidoreductase yields MTPTSPNPDKPVTDVIVIGAGIMSATLCVLLKALDPHITIAGYERLDAVAAESSDAWNNAGTGHSAFCELNYTPERPDGSIDISKADKIAEQFELSKQFWASLAQEGILPDPKSFIRTIPHMSFVWGAANVEYLRKRHAALLHSPLFQGMEFSEDPEQIAQWIPLVMEGRDPGTPVAATRMPIGTDVNFGALTRALSNYVKALPGVDFNLNHEVEDFRHKPDGIWRVKVRNLATGESRKVRARFVFIGAGGGSLPLLEKSGIPEANGFGGFPVSGQWLKCRNPDVIARHEAKVYGKPAVGSPPMSMPHLDSRQINGQKELLFGPYAGFSTKFLKRGSYTDLFRSIELGNIRPLLYAGARNLGLTKYLIGQVLQSPEERTAALREYYPGANPADWQLEVAGQRVQVIKKDKKQGGVLEFGTEMVTSADGSIAALLGASPGASTAVAIMLDLVQKCFPEQAKSAEWQARFRQLVPSFGQHLADDPALTSAVRERSREALKLDA; encoded by the coding sequence ATGACCCCAACTTCTCCGAACCCCGACAAACCAGTTACCGACGTCATCGTCATCGGCGCGGGCATCATGAGCGCCACGCTGTGCGTGCTGCTCAAGGCCCTCGACCCACACATCACCATTGCCGGCTACGAGCGCCTCGACGCCGTGGCCGCCGAAAGCTCCGACGCCTGGAACAACGCCGGCACCGGCCACTCGGCCTTCTGCGAGCTCAACTACACCCCCGAGCGCCCCGATGGCTCCATCGACATCAGCAAGGCTGACAAGATTGCCGAGCAGTTTGAGCTGAGCAAGCAATTCTGGGCCTCGCTGGCCCAGGAAGGCATCTTGCCCGACCCCAAATCCTTCATTCGCACCATTCCGCACATGAGTTTCGTGTGGGGCGCGGCCAACGTGGAATACCTGCGCAAACGCCACGCCGCGCTGCTGCACTCGCCCCTGTTCCAGGGCATGGAATTCAGCGAAGACCCCGAGCAAATTGCCCAGTGGATTCCGCTGGTGATGGAAGGCCGCGACCCCGGCACCCCGGTGGCCGCCACGCGCATGCCCATTGGCACCGACGTCAATTTTGGCGCCCTCACCCGGGCCCTGTCGAACTACGTGAAGGCCCTGCCGGGCGTCGATTTCAACCTCAACCACGAGGTGGAAGATTTCCGGCATAAGCCCGACGGCATCTGGCGGGTGAAAGTGCGCAACCTCGCTACCGGCGAAAGCCGCAAGGTGCGGGCGCGCTTCGTGTTCATCGGGGCCGGCGGGGGCTCACTGCCGCTGCTCGAAAAGTCGGGCATTCCCGAGGCCAACGGCTTCGGCGGCTTCCCCGTGAGCGGGCAGTGGCTGAAGTGCCGCAACCCCGACGTCATTGCCCGCCACGAAGCCAAGGTGTACGGCAAGCCGGCCGTAGGCTCGCCCCCCATGTCGATGCCCCACCTCGACTCGCGTCAGATAAACGGGCAGAAAGAGCTGCTGTTTGGGCCGTACGCGGGCTTCAGCACCAAGTTTTTGAAGCGGGGCTCCTACACCGATTTGTTCCGCTCCATTGAGTTGGGCAACATCCGGCCGCTGCTCTACGCCGGCGCCCGCAACCTGGGCCTCACCAAATACCTCATCGGCCAGGTGCTGCAGTCGCCGGAGGAACGCACCGCGGCCCTGCGCGAGTACTACCCCGGCGCCAACCCCGCCGACTGGCAGTTGGAAGTGGCCGGCCAGCGCGTGCAGGTCATCAAGAAAGACAAGAAGCAGGGCGGCGTGCTGGAATTCGGCACCGAGATGGTGACTTCGGCCGACGGCTCCATTGCGGCCTTGCTGGGCGCCTCGCCGGGTGCCAGCACGGCCGTGGCCATCATGCTCGACTTGGTGCAGAAATGCTTCCCCGAGCAGGCAAAGTCGGCCGAGTGGCAGGCCCGCTTCCGGCAGTTGGTGCCCTCCTTTGGCCAGCACCTGGCCGACGACCCGGCCCTGACGTCCGCCGTGCGCGAGCGCAGCCGCGAGGCGCTGAAGCTGGATGCCTGA
- a CDS encoding asparaginase, with product MPENLDLPLLPLPTRADAADATAPRLLIIYTGGTVGMAVNRSGGLVPMKFGRLDRKMPELTRLPFRLELLSLPAPIDSSNVTPQDWLYLAQLIGRHYADFDGFVVLHGTDTMAYSAAALSYILEHLGKPVVFTGAQVPVGANRSDAQRNLITALEIAATRHRQAGTVRVPEVCVFFNDVLIRGTRAKKVESQQFAAFKSENHPPLARAGIGLEFDDKSIRLLPAAPLKVHEKLETGVAVLPLFPGITEAVVSAVLHVPGLRGCVLETYGSGNAPTAEWFLRCLAEARQRGVWLLNVSQCEEGRVVQGKYETSARFTELGIVGGEDITTEAAITKLMFVLGLGLGEERTRQLLMQDLRGEITL from the coding sequence ATGCCCGAAAACCTCGACCTACCCTTGCTGCCCCTGCCCACCCGCGCCGACGCGGCCGACGCCACCGCCCCGCGCCTGCTCATCATTTACACCGGCGGCACGGTGGGCATGGCCGTGAACCGCAGCGGCGGGCTGGTGCCCATGAAATTTGGCCGCCTCGACCGCAAGATGCCCGAGCTTACGCGCCTGCCCTTCCGGCTGGAGCTGCTGAGTTTGCCCGCGCCCATCGACAGCAGCAACGTGACGCCGCAGGACTGGCTGTATCTGGCCCAGCTCATCGGCCGGCACTACGCCGATTTCGACGGCTTCGTGGTGCTGCACGGCACCGATACCATGGCTTACTCGGCGGCGGCGCTGAGCTACATCCTGGAGCACCTGGGCAAGCCGGTGGTGTTTACCGGGGCGCAGGTGCCCGTGGGCGCCAACCGCTCCGACGCCCAGCGCAACCTTATCACGGCCCTGGAAATTGCCGCCACCCGCCACCGCCAGGCCGGGACCGTGCGCGTGCCCGAGGTCTGCGTGTTTTTCAACGACGTACTCATTCGCGGCACGCGGGCCAAAAAGGTGGAAAGCCAGCAGTTTGCTGCCTTTAAAAGCGAAAACCACCCGCCGCTGGCCCGCGCCGGCATCGGCCTGGAGTTCGACGACAAAAGCATTCGGCTGCTGCCCGCCGCCCCGCTCAAGGTGCACGAAAAACTGGAAACCGGCGTGGCCGTGCTGCCCCTGTTTCCGGGCATCACCGAGGCGGTGGTGTCGGCGGTGCTGCACGTGCCGGGCCTGCGCGGCTGCGTGCTCGAAACCTACGGCTCGGGCAATGCGCCCACCGCCGAGTGGTTCCTCCGGTGCCTGGCCGAGGCCCGGCAGCGCGGCGTGTGGCTGCTCAACGTGAGCCAGTGCGAAGAAGGCCGCGTGGTGCAGGGCAAATACGAAACCAGCGCCCGCTTCACGGAGTTGGGCATCGTGGGCGGCGAAGACATCACCACCGAGGCCGCCATCACCAAGCTCATGTTCGTGCTGGGCCTCGGGCTGGGGGAGGAGCGCACCCGCCAACTGTTGATGCAGGATTTGCGGGGTGAGATAACGCTGTGA